Proteins encoded together in one Telopea speciosissima isolate NSW1024214 ecotype Mountain lineage chromosome 6, Tspe_v1, whole genome shotgun sequence window:
- the LOC122664301 gene encoding RHOMBOID-like protein 2 yields MAGEDLESRGAKNRGNGYPSSYYSSSYYQDTSEKQWTSWLIPAFVVANVVMFILTMYFNNCPKNITSSQGHCVAGGLRRFSFQPLRENPLFGPSSSTLEKLGALDWNKVVHGHQGWRLISCIWLHAGVIHLLANMFSLLFIGIRLEQQFGFVRIGVIYLVSGFGGSVLSCLFIRSNISVGASGALFGLLGAMLSELISNWTIYSNKAAALLTLVIIIAINLAVGILPHVDNFAHIGGFLTGFLLGFVLLLRPQFGWVDRHNLPANVPSKSKHKTYQYVLWVVSLVLLVVGFTVGLVMLFQGVNAYQRCHWCRYLSCVPTSRWNCGSN; encoded by the exons ATGGCGGGCGAAGATCTGGAGAGCAGAGGTGCTAAGAACAGGGGAAATGGCTACCCTTCTTCATACTACTCGTCTTCTTATTACCAAGATACTTCAGAGAAGCAATGGACTTCATGGTTGATTCCTGCGTTTGTGGTGGCCAACGTTGTTATGTTCATATTGACCATGTATTTCAACAATTGCCCCAAGAACATTACTAGTTCTCAAGGACACTGCGTGGCCGGGGGTCTCCGTAGAttttcctttcagcctcttCGAGAGAATCCCCTATTTGGACCCTCTTCCTCAAC GTTGGAGAAGTTGGGAGCTCTTGATTGGAACAAAGTGGTCCACGGGCATCAAGGATGGAGACTTATCTCTTGTATCTGGTTGCATGCAGGTGTCATTCATCTGCTTGCAAACATGTTCAGTTTGCTCTTCATTGGGATCCGTCTTGAACAGCAATTTGGGTTTG TACGAATTGGGGTTATCTACCTCGTGTCTGGATTTGGAGGGAGTGTTCTCTCTTGCCTTTTCATAAGAAGTAACATCTCTGTTGGTGCCTCTGGTGCGCTGTTTGGACTTCTTGGAGCCATGCTTTCAGAACTTATTTCAAACTGGACTATTTATTCCAATAAG GCTGCAGCATTATTGACACTTGTGATCATCATTGCCATTAACTTAGCTGTTGGAATTCTTCCTCATGTTGATAATTTTGCACACATCGGGGGATTCCTGACAGGCTTCCTCCTTGGCTTTGTTCTGCTGCTCCGACCTCAGTTTGGCTGGGTGGACCGTCATAACCTTCCAGCCAATGTTCCTTCAAAATCCAAACACAAGACATACCAATATGTACTGTGGGTGGTCTCACTGGTTTTGCTGGTTGTCGG TTTCACAGTCGGGTTGGTGATGCTGTTTCAAGGGGTTAATGCATATCAGCGCTGCCACTGGTGTCGCTACCTTAGCTGTGTCCCCACTTCAAGATGGAATTGTGGGAGTAACTGA
- the LOC122664300 gene encoding probable pectin methyltransferase QUA3: MGHLNLPPSKRIARQWRLLDLVSAAFFGAVLVFFILVFTPLGDSLAASGRQALVLSTGDPRQRQKLVALVESGLQQTIEACPSEAVDHMPCEDPRRNSQLSRDMNFYRERHCPLPEETPVCLIPPPAGYQISVQWPESLHKIWHSNMPHNKIADRKGHQGWMKEDGPYFVFPGGGTMFPDGAIQYIEKLGQYIPISGGVLRTALDMGCGVASFGGYLLKEDILTLSFAPRDSHKSQIQFALERGIPAFVLMLGTRRLPFPAHSFDLMHCSRCLIPFTAYNGTYFMEVDRLLRPGGYFVVSGPPVQWPKQDKEWADLQALARTLCYELIVVDGNTVIWKKPSTDSCVPIQNEFGLEFCDDSDDPSDAWYFKLKNCVSKMASLKGKHAVGTIPNWPDRLTKPPSRARLMKNGNEVFEADTRRWARRVAYYKKSLNLKLGTPAVRNIIDMNALFGGLAAALLSDPVWVMNVVPPRKSSTLGVIYDRGLIGVYHDWCEPFSTYPRTYDFIHVSNIDSLIRHSGSSKNRCNLVDLMVEIDRMLRPEGTVLVRDSPEVIDKVARIAHAVRWRTTIHEPEPESTGRDKILVATKTFWNLPSAS, encoded by the exons ATGGGACACCTGAATTTGCCTCCTTCGAAACGAATTGCTCGGCAGTGGAGGCTTCTCGATCTGGTCTCTGCTGCCTTCTTCGGTGCCGTTTTGGTTTTCTTCATACTTGTATTTACCCCACTTGGTGACTCCCTTGCTGCTTCGGGACGACAGGCGCTTGTGCTTTCTACCGGTGATCCTCGTCAGAGACAGAAGCTGGTTGCCTTGGTTGAGTCTGGGCTGCAGCAGACCATCGAGGCTTGCCCTTCCGAAGCGGTAGATCATATGCCATGTGAGGATCCCAGGAGGAACAGCCAACTCAGCCGAGACATGAATTTCTACCGAGAGCGCCACTGCCCCTTGCCCGAGGAGACTCCAGTGTGCTTGATACCTCCACCCGCAGGCTACCAGATCTCTGTCCAGTGGCCAGAGAGCTTACACAAG ATATGGCACAGCAATATGCCACACAATAAAATTGCCGACAGGAAGGGCCATCAGGGCTGGATGAAAGAAGACGGTCCATACTTTGTTTTTCCTGGTGGTGGAACAATGTTTCCTGATGGGGCCATACAATACATTGAGAAACTTGGGCAGTACATTCCTATAAGTGGAGGAGTTTTGAGGACAGCCCTAGATATGGGGTGTGGG GTTGCAAGCTTCGGGGGTTACCTTCTCAAGGAAGATATTTTAACCCTGTCATTTGCTCCAAGAGATTCACATAAATCACAGATACAATTTGCTTTAGAAAGGGGAATCCCGGCATTTGTTCTAATGCTTGGTACTCGTAGATTGCCTTTTCCTGCGCATTCCTTTGATTTGATGCATTGCTCTCGTTGTTTGATCCCATTTACTGCCTATA ATGGGACATATTTTATGGAAGTGGATCGGCTTCTTCGACCAGGTGGATATTTTGTTGTCTCTGGTCCCCCTGTACAATGGCCTAAACAAGATAAAGAATGGGCGGACCTGCAGGCCCTAGCAAGAACCTTGTGTTATGAGTTGATTGTTGTGGACGGGAATACTGTCATCTGGAAAAAGCCTTCAACTGATTCATGTGTCCCAATCCAAAATGAATTTGGGCTTGAATTTTGCGATGACTCGGATGACCCAAGCGATGCATG GTACTTCAAATTGAAGAATTGTGTAAGTAAGATGGCCTCCCTCAAGGGCAAACATGCTGTTGGGACCATTCCCAACTGGCCAGATAGGCTAACTAAGCCTCCTTCAAGGGCTAGATTAATGAAAAATGGGAATGAAGTGTTTGAAGCAGATACACGACGTTGGGCAAGAAGGGTTGCATATTACAAAAAGTCACTCAACTTGAAGCTTGGGACCCCAGCTGTACGCAACATTATAGACATGAATGCCCTTTTTGGGGGTCTTGCAGCTGCATTATTATCTGATCCAGTATGGGTGATGAACGTTGTTCCTCCTCGAAAGTCATCAACTTTGGGTGTGATTTATGACAGAGGATTAATAGGAGTCTACCATGATTG GTGTGAGCCTTTTTCAACATATCCTCGAACTTATGATTTCATACATGTATCCAATATCGACTCACTTATAAGACATTCTGGTTCCAGCAAAAACAG GTGCAATCTTGTAGATCTAATGGTGGAGATTGACCGGATGTTGCGCCCAGAAGGAACAGTTCTTGTTCGGGATTCTCCTGAAGTCATTGACAAGGTGGCTCGCATTGCACATGCAGTAAGATGGAGAACCACTATTCatgaaccagaaccagaatcgACAGGAAGGGATAAGATTCTTGTAGCAACCAAGACATTCTGGAATCTACCTTCAGCCTCTTAA
- the LOC122665291 gene encoding protein IQ-DOMAIN 22-like: MGKTARWLRGLLGGKKERTTQSPDAKQEKEKEKKKKKWSFVRSFKDKDKDRSKSTPQQVNGGNDDRRGSYKEESSSYPCSYNAGSVEDQNKHAIAVAAATAAVAEAAVAAAQAAAAVVKLTSSSGRCASTYGNVGKREEWATVKIQSSFRGYLARRALRALKGLVRLQALVRGHIVRKGMVENLRCLQALVSAQARARVGRTLISESRQVLSHTNSSPATPEKYEHLIRANSARHDRSSPLKRSSSRPTSRDGSNMDRTQFTAMNRSEHWMDERSWDHRRETPVKTMPIDDEKSDKILEIDTGKPHLNSKRRNNLCHSSKYATTSDRNSHSFTTLDSPSGDSTTAQLSARSLAFGEVQSLRRFELNHEGDDTSFCTAENNPHYFSAISRPSSAKTKSECSRSFFIGYSDYPNYMSNTESFRAKVRSQSAPRQRPEFEKCSSTKRFSINGLGDTKLSAQKASVLHANFKSKAYPGSGRLDRLGMPIHSDSVSFNGVYTRNRY, from the exons ATGGGGAAAACAGCTAGGTGGCTCAGGGGGTTATTGGgtgggaagaaggaaagaacGACGCAATCGCCAGATGCGAaacaggagaaggagaaggaaaagaagaaaaagaagtggagcttcgtcagatCTTTCAAGGACAAGGACAAAGATAGGAGTAAGTCTACTCCGCAGCAGGTGAATGGGGGTAATGATGATAGGAGAGGATCTTACAAAGAGGAATCGTCGTCGTATCCCTGTTCCTACAACGCTGGATCAGTTGAAGACCAGAATAAGCATGCCATAGCGGTTGCTGCGGCCACCGCTGCTGTGGCGGAGGCTGCGGTGGCGGCGGCTCAAGCGGCTGCCGCTGTAGTCAAGTTAACCAGCAGTAGTGGTCGCTGCGCTTCGACTTACGGAAATGTCGGCAAGCGAGAGGAGTGGGCCACTGTTAAGATTCAATCTTCTTTCCGAGGCTATTTG GCGAGGAGAGCTTTGCGAGCTTTGAAAGGGTTGGTTAGACTTCAAGCACTGGTGAGGGGCCACATTGTGAGAAAAGGGATGGTTGAGAATCTACGATGTTTGCAGGCATTGGTGAGTGCTCAGGCGAGGGCTCGGGTGGGTCGGACCCTTATTTCAGAATCCCGGCAAGTTCTGTCACATACTAATTCT AGCCCTGCAACCCCTGAGAAATATGAACACTTGATTCGTGCCAACAGTGCTAGACATGATCGGTCCTCTCCCCTTAAG AGGAGCAGTTCGAGGCCAACTAGCCGGGATGGCAGCAATATGGATAGAACTCAGTTTACAGCAATGAATCGCTCTGAGCATTGGATGGATGAACGCTCATGGGACCATCGTCGGGAAACTCCAGTGAAAACCATGCCCATTGATGATGAGAAAAGTGACAAAATCCTTGAAATTGATACTGGGAAGCCACACTTAAACTCAAAACGAAGGAACAACTTATGTCACTCATCCAAGTATGCTACGACTTCAGATCGGAACAGTCACAGCTTTACCACATTGGACTCTCCTTCAGGAGACTCAACAACAGCTCAATTGTCAGCTCGAAGCTTAGCTTTTGGTGAAGTCCAGTCATTGAGACGTTTTGAACTCAATCATGAGGGTGATGACACATCTTTTTGCACAGCAGAAAACAACCCACATTATTTCTCAGCAATATCAAGGCCTAGTAGTGCCAAGACAAAGAGCGAATGCTCTCGAAGCTTTTTCATTGGGTACTCGGACTATCCCAATTACATGTCGAACACCGAATCCTTTAGAGCTAAGGTTAGGTCTCAGAGTGCTCCAAGACAGAGACCTGAATTTGAAAAATGTAGTTCGACAAAGAGGTTTTCTATTAATGGGTTAGGGGATACGAAGTTAAGTGCTCAGAAGGCATCGGTGTTACATGCAAACTTCAAGAGCAAAGCATATCCTGGATCAGGCAGGTTGGACAGACTAGGAATGCCAATTCACAGTGACTCAGTCAGCTTCAATGGTGTGTACACCCGCAACAGATACTAG
- the LOC122666008 gene encoding putative non-specific lipid-transfer protein 14 translates to MKKSLNQEAWIMGTIAIMVSFLSLLDGRGTRDCSSVRAILTSCSNFIYNGTPDPMPGSQCCDVLVNLKNMAEFTSNNRELLCRCLMDLISTYNSNATAIATIPGFCGVSLGFTIDPNTDCNL, encoded by the coding sequence ATGAAGAAAAGCCTCAACCAAGAGGCATGGATAATGGGAACAATAGCTATTATGGTTTCCTTTCTGTCCTTGTTGGATGGACGTGGAACAAGAGATTGTAGCAGTGTGAGAGCAATCCTTACCTCTTGCTCCAATTTCATATATAATGGAACACCAGATCCAATGCCAGGATCCCAATGCTGCGATGTCCTTGTGAATCTCAAGAACATGGCTGAATTCACTAGCAACAATCGGGAATTGCTTTGCAGATGCTTGATGGATCTCATATCTACATATAATTCAAATGCAACTGCTATAGCTACAATACCTGGTTTTTGTGGAGTCTCTCTAGGTTTCACTATTGACCCTAATACCGATTGCAACTTGTAA